A single genomic interval of Schistocerca americana isolate TAMUIC-IGC-003095 chromosome 2, iqSchAmer2.1, whole genome shotgun sequence harbors:
- the LOC124596010 gene encoding cuticle protein 79-like: protein MRITVCAVLLAVCCLSAAEEKARAKTEKRGLLGLGYGGFGGGYGGGYGYGGGYGGGYGYGGGYGFGGGYGEVKAVTITKEVPVPVPQPYPVPVERNVPYPVSVPVKVPVDSPYPVHVPQPYPVPVEKPVPFPVSVPEAVPVAVPHPVLVKQPVPVVVKDAGFGGGYGGFGGGYSSFGGFGGYHH, encoded by the coding sequence GTGTGCGCAGTTTTGCTGGCGGTGTGCTGCCTTTCTGCCGCGGAAGAGAAAGCGCGTGCCAAGACGGAGAAGCGAGGCCTGCTGGGGCTCGGCTATGGTGGCTTCGGCGGCGGCTACGGAGGCGGGTACGGCTACGGAGGCGGCTACGGGGGCGGGTACGGCTACGGTGGCGGGTACGGCTTTGGGGGCGGCTATGGGGAGGTCAAGGCCGTCACCATCACCAAGGAGGTGCCGGTGCCGGTACCGCAGCCGTACCCGGTGCCGGTGGAGAGGAACGTGCCGTACCCGGTCAGCGTGCCCGTGAAGGTGCCCGTGGACAGCCCGTACCCCGTGCACGTGCCGCAGCCGTACCCCGTGCCCGTGGAGAAGCCGGTGCCGTTCCCCGTGAGCGTGCCCGAGGCCGTGCCCGTGGCCGTACCTCACCCCGTGCTCGTCAAGCAGCCCGTGCCCGTCGTCGTCAAGGACGCCGGCTTCGGCGGAGGCTACGGGGGATTCGGAGGCGGGTACTCCAGCTTCGGTGGCTTCGGGGGTTACCACCACTAA